The Oncorhynchus tshawytscha isolate Ot180627B linkage group LG30, Otsh_v2.0, whole genome shotgun sequence genome includes a region encoding these proteins:
- the LOC112250284 gene encoding protein AATF-like, with protein sequence MAGHISQQLEDLLNPLPKFTDPEDDHDEETKAKVVEAFDEGDDEDEAVVTLSGLRKKAITLLEETDKRYLGKATSRKNLLKEIEGSGEDDDDENEEEEEEEEDDDADLEDGEAGDDDDEEIESDIAKMKSLVSKLKETDITLSSVTDFHKLTEGMDDLGASDDDDDDDDEESDDEDGESEEEEIGNEADDVEAVMTFSKEKVDEEVEKGKAVKDQLALWDQLLEGRIKMQKVLLTANKLPQPHTFPEFKKRGGAEFAGALKNSHKALKALQRSLLELQDQLLHQNPDTRPISLGNTWGAHSEEEIHSDEEEIHSDDEEERKEAVEPTGPPKRKLEMAEYPDFMAKRFADFQPYRDATLQKWHDKTQLTMGKSSKGFGAFDRNILIQVEQVLMDKDRLLRRTQTRRSEYRVLGKLEATAPVPETTAGGEGTEQVLKANTHLKDLDEEIFDDDDFYHQLLRELIERKTSAADPNDQVAMGRQWLAIQKLRSKIKKKVDTKASKGRKVRFHVHSKLVNFMAPIDHLSMNDGARTELYRSLFGKNSFAESAVRE encoded by the exons AGACGAAAGCCAAGGTGGTGGAGGCGTTTGATGAGGGTGACGATGAGGATGAAGCTGTGGTTACCTTGAGTGGGCTCCGGAAGAAAGCTATCACTCTGCTGGAAGAGACTGACAAACGGTACCTGGGCAAGGCAACATCTCGTAAAAACCTGCTGAAGGAGATCGAAGGGTCTG gagaggatgatgatgatgaaaacgaagaggaggaggaggaggaggaagatgacgaTGCTGAtctggaggatggagaggctggagatgatgatgatgaagagatTGAGAGTGACATCGCTAAAATGAAAAGCTTGGTGTCTAAGCTGAAGGAGACTGACATCACACTTTCCTCAGTGACAGACTTCCATAAGCTAACAGAGGGAATGGATGATCTTGGAGCgagcgatgatgatgatgatgatgatgatgaagaaagtgatgatgaggatggagagagtgaagaggaggagattGGGAATGAAGCTGACGATGTGGAAGCTGTGATGACTTTCTCTAAAGAGAAAGTGGATGAAGAGGTGGAGAAAGGGAAAGCTGTGAAAGATCAACTTG CTCTTTGGGACCAGCTACTTGAGGGGCGAATTAAAATGCAGAAAGTTCTTCTGACAGCCAATAAGCTGCCACAACCACATACCTTCCCAGAGTTCAAGAAGAGGGGCGGAGCAGAGTTTGCTGGAGCGTTGAAGAATA GTCACAAAGCCCTGAAGGCTCTCCAGAGGTCTCTACTGGAGCTACAGGACCAGCTGCTCCATCAGAACCCAGACACCAGGCCCATCTCCCTGGGCAACACCTGGGGAGCACACAG TGAGGAGGAGATTCACAGTGATGAGGAGGAGATTCACAGTGATGAtgaagaggaaaggaaggaagcaGTGGAACCGACAGGTCCTCCCAAACGGAAGCTGGAGATGGCAGAGTACCCAGACTTCATGGCCAAGCGCTTCGCTGACTTCCAGCCATACCGCGATGCCACGCTGCAAAAATGGCACGACAAGACCCAGCTGACCATGGGAAAGAGCAGCaag gGTTTTGGGGCATTTGACAGAAACATCCTGATCCAGGTGGAACAGGTGCTAATGGACAAGGACAGGCTGTTGAGACGCACCCAGACCAGACGCTCCGAGTACAGAGTCCTGGGCAAGCTAGAGGCCACTGCCCCTGTACCCGAGACCACCGCAGGGGGAGAG GGGACAGAGCAGGTGCTGAAAGCCAATACGCATCTGAAAGACCTGGACGAGGAGATctttgatgatgatgatttctatCACCAG CTTCTGCGAGAGCTTATTGAACGTAAAACGAGTGCTGCAGACCCCAACGACCAGGTGGCTATGGGCAG aCAATGGCTGGCCATTCAGAAGCTCCGCAGTAAGATCAAGAAGAAAGTGGACACCAAGGCCAGCAAGGGACGCAAAGTCAG GTTCCACGTCCACAGTAAGCTGGTGAACTTCATGGCCCCCATCGACCACCTCTCCATGAATGATGGCGCACG GACTGAGTTGTATCGCTCACTATTCGGGAAGAACTCGTTTGCTGAAAGTGCGGTGCGGGAGTGA